Proteins encoded within one genomic window of Flavobacterium gilvum:
- the galE gene encoding UDP-glucose 4-epimerase GalE — translation MSKIVVTGGLGFIGSHTVVELQSQGFEVVVIDNLSNSSIEVLDGIESISGKKPIFSAIDLREKAAVQEFFKEHNDVAGVIHFAASKAVGESVHNPLLYYENNLGALVYILQELEKKEDAHFIFSSSCTVYGQAEVMPIAETTPIQPALSPYGNTKQIGEEIISDVVKVSNINAILLRYFNPIGSHPSAEIGELPIGVPQNLVPFITQTGMGLRAELSVYGNDYPTVDGTCVRDYIHVVDLAKAHVIALQRLLGKKNIEPLEIFNLGTGKGSSVLEVITAFEKVSGQKLPYKIVGRREGDVTEAYANTDKANTVLGWKTVSTLEEAMASAWKWEQKIRTSTEFSAKKV, via the coding sequence ATGAGTAAAATAGTTGTTACAGGTGGTTTGGGTTTCATAGGATCTCATACCGTAGTGGAGTTGCAAAGTCAAGGTTTTGAAGTAGTCGTAATAGATAATCTGTCCAATTCTTCGATTGAAGTTTTGGATGGAATTGAAAGTATTTCTGGAAAAAAACCAATTTTTTCCGCAATCGATTTAAGAGAGAAAGCAGCTGTTCAGGAGTTTTTTAAGGAACATAATGATGTTGCTGGAGTAATTCATTTTGCCGCTTCCAAAGCAGTTGGCGAAAGCGTGCATAATCCTTTGCTTTATTACGAAAATAACCTTGGAGCTTTGGTTTATATTTTGCAGGAATTAGAGAAAAAGGAAGATGCACATTTCATTTTCAGTTCTTCTTGTACGGTTTACGGTCAGGCCGAAGTGATGCCAATTGCCGAAACAACACCAATTCAACCAGCTTTGTCTCCTTATGGAAATACAAAACAAATAGGTGAGGAAATCATTTCAGATGTTGTGAAAGTAAGCAACATTAACGCCATATTGCTTCGTTATTTCAATCCTATCGGTTCGCACCCGTCTGCCGAAATTGGTGAGTTGCCAATTGGAGTACCTCAAAATCTGGTTCCGTTTATTACCCAAACCGGAATGGGCTTGCGTGCCGAATTGTCGGTTTATGGAAATGATTACCCAACGGTTGACGGAACGTGTGTTCGCGATTATATACACGTAGTCGATTTAGCGAAAGCTCATGTCATCGCTTTACAACGATTATTAGGTAAAAAGAATATTGAACCTTTGGAGATTTTTAATTTGGGTACAGGCAAAGGAAGTTCGGTATTGGAAGTGATTACTGCTTTTGAAAAAGTAAGCGGTCAAAAATTGCCATATAAGATTGTGGGAAGAAGAGAAGGCGACGTGACCGAGGCTTACGCCAATACCGATAAGGCTAATACTGTTTTGGGTTGGAAAACGGTTTCGACACTGGAAGAAGCCATGGCTAGTGCTTGGAAATGGGAACAAAAAATTCGGACAAGTACTGAATTTAGCGCCAAAAAAGTATAA
- a CDS encoding sodium/sugar symporter, translating to MSQNLVFADYAVFIIYFVIVSTYGYMIYRKREKNEHDAKAYFLAEGTLTWWAIGASLIASNISAEQFIGMSGEGFFLGVAVAAYEWLAAVALIIIAIWFIPVYLKNKIYTMPQFLKTRYNESTALIMAVFWLFLYVFVNLTSILYLGAVAINGLAGGEYLHAIMIGLALFALLISLGGMKVVAYTDVIQVAVLIIGGLVTSYIALTKVAEYLPDSGQGAIAGFKELMHQAPEHFKMIFPKPTAASSQLEVDKYLTIPGVLAYAAGMWIVNLNYWGCNQYITQRALGADLQTARTGILFAGFLKLLMPLIVMLPGIAAFVLYKNGHLPQLVGGKDGAYSAMLTFLPTGLKGLSVAALTAAIVASLAGKVNSISTIYTLDVHKKYIQKDATDRSQVSIGKYAVVGAMILAIMFTWNDLLGIGGVGGFTYIQKYTGFISPGVFAMFILGMFWKRTTGAAAIVGVIAGFLLSVLFNEFAPSLFGNDTILYTAYMNAKGIYEIPFLICMGLSFMFTMILMILVSLAGPKVNPKAFELDTEMFKIKPQTTIMIVITLLVITALYVKFW from the coding sequence ATGAGCCAGAACCTAGTTTTTGCGGATTACGCAGTATTTATTATTTATTTTGTCATCGTATCTACCTATGGATACATGATTTATCGCAAGCGTGAAAAAAACGAGCACGATGCCAAAGCTTATTTCCTTGCCGAAGGGACACTTACTTGGTGGGCTATTGGAGCTTCTTTGATTGCTTCAAATATATCGGCTGAGCAATTTATCGGAATGAGTGGTGAAGGATTCTTTTTGGGAGTTGCCGTTGCTGCTTACGAGTGGCTTGCTGCCGTTGCTTTGATTATTATTGCGATTTGGTTTATCCCTGTTTATTTGAAAAACAAAATTTATACCATGCCTCAATTCTTGAAAACGAGGTATAACGAATCAACAGCATTGATTATGGCTGTTTTCTGGTTGTTTTTGTACGTTTTCGTAAACTTGACTTCTATTTTATATTTGGGAGCTGTTGCTATTAACGGATTGGCAGGAGGTGAATACCTACACGCCATCATGATTGGTCTTGCGCTTTTTGCCCTATTAATTTCATTAGGAGGTATGAAGGTAGTTGCTTATACTGACGTAATTCAGGTAGCGGTTTTGATCATTGGAGGATTAGTTACTTCTTATATTGCTTTGACTAAAGTTGCTGAATATTTGCCAGATTCTGGTCAAGGTGCTATTGCTGGTTTCAAAGAATTGATGCATCAGGCACCAGAGCATTTCAAAATGATTTTCCCAAAACCTACAGCTGCTTCTTCTCAATTGGAAGTAGATAAATATCTTACTATCCCAGGTGTATTGGCATATGCTGCAGGTATGTGGATTGTAAATCTTAATTACTGGGGTTGTAACCAGTACATCACTCAAAGAGCTTTGGGAGCTGATTTGCAAACTGCACGTACGGGTATTTTATTTGCTGGATTCTTGAAATTATTAATGCCTCTTATCGTAATGTTGCCAGGTATCGCTGCTTTTGTTTTATATAAAAATGGTCACTTGCCACAACTAGTTGGAGGAAAAGACGGAGCGTATTCTGCAATGTTGACATTCTTGCCAACTGGTCTTAAAGGATTGTCTGTAGCTGCTTTGACTGCCGCGATAGTTGCTTCTTTGGCTGGTAAAGTAAACAGTATTTCTACTATCTATACATTGGACGTACACAAAAAATACATTCAAAAAGATGCTACTGACAGATCACAAGTAAGCATCGGAAAATACGCTGTTGTTGGAGCTATGATTCTTGCTATTATGTTTACTTGGAATGATTTGCTAGGAATTGGTGGAGTAGGAGGTTTCACTTATATCCAAAAATATACAGGATTTATCAGTCCAGGGGTATTCGCGATGTTCATTCTAGGAATGTTCTGGAAAAGAACAACTGGAGCAGCGGCTATCGTTGGGGTAATTGCAGGTTTCTTATTGTCTGTTTTGTTCAATGAATTTGCACCATCATTATTTGGAAACGATACTATACTGTACACTGCTTATATGAATGCAAAAGGAATATATGAAATTCCGTTCCTTATCTGTATGGGGTTATCGTTTATGTTTACAATGATTTTGATGATTTTAGTGAGTTTGGCTGGACCAAAAGTGAATCCAAAAGCATTCGAATTGGATACTGAAATGTTCAAAATAAAACCACAAACAACGATTATGATCGTAATAACATTATTGGTTATTACTGCTTTGTATGTGAAATTCTGGTAA
- a CDS encoding LexA family protein: protein MSVKKEQKLTFFRPDLQSDLQIPYIGDGVSAGFPSPANDFLETTIDLNKELSENPLATFYIKVNGNSMIDAGINDKDVLVVDRSLEPQNNRIAICSIDGEFTVKRIQVEKDCLYLMPENPSYQPIKVTEENQLIIWGMVTYVIKKV from the coding sequence ATGTCTGTAAAAAAAGAACAAAAACTCACTTTTTTTCGCCCCGACTTGCAAAGCGACCTTCAAATTCCGTACATCGGCGATGGAGTTTCGGCAGGATTTCCCTCGCCTGCCAACGATTTTCTGGAAACCACCATTGATCTGAACAAGGAATTAAGCGAAAATCCTTTGGCCACTTTTTATATTAAAGTCAACGGCAACTCGATGATTGATGCGGGCATCAACGACAAAGATGTTTTGGTTGTAGATCGAAGCCTCGAACCGCAAAATAACCGAATCGCAATTTGCTCCATCGATGGCGAATTTACCGTAAAACGCATTCAGGTCGAAAAAGACTGTTTGTATCTAATGCCCGAAAATCCGAGTTACCAACCCATAAAAGTCACTGAAGAAAACCAACTTATCATTTGGGGAATGGTTACTTATGTTATAAAGAAAGTTTAA
- a CDS encoding Y-family DNA polymerase: MYALVDCNNFYASCERVFQPKLNEKPVAILSNNDGCVISRSNEAKAAGVPMGAPAFQIKELIKEKNIQIFSSNYPLYGDLSNRVMAILGQFTPNLEIYSIDEAFLNFDGQNISDYHDYGLQMKKRVQKWVGIPTCIGFAETKALSKVANKIAKKFQDRTKGVYVIDSEEKRIKALKWTKIEDVWGIGYRTIKKVKLRKINTAFDFIQPQHEAWIKKEMGIVGLRLKYELEGKSVLDLEPITEQKKSISITRSFPKQIADFDLLRERITTFAAVCAEKLRKQHSCCHTIIVMLTVDKHSVKTSQYYFNMAMTLPYSSNSTLTICNVAVEMLKKLHKGNEGIKFKKAGVIVTELIDENRKQFQLFEEENPKHLALMKVMDRLNHKIGDTKIKLASQNLSLTWNMNQNHLSPRYTTNFKDILKIQCL, from the coding sequence ATGTATGCTTTAGTCGATTGCAATAATTTTTATGCTTCCTGCGAACGTGTTTTTCAACCGAAACTCAACGAAAAACCTGTTGCGATATTATCCAACAACGATGGCTGCGTGATTTCTAGAAGCAACGAAGCTAAGGCTGCTGGAGTGCCAATGGGAGCTCCTGCATTTCAGATTAAGGAATTAATCAAAGAAAAAAACATTCAGATATTCTCTTCCAATTATCCGCTTTATGGTGATTTAAGCAACCGTGTGATGGCTATTTTGGGCCAGTTTACCCCCAACTTGGAAATTTACAGCATAGATGAAGCTTTTTTGAATTTTGACGGCCAAAACATTTCGGATTATCATGATTATGGTCTGCAAATGAAAAAACGTGTCCAAAAATGGGTAGGCATTCCTACATGCATTGGCTTTGCCGAAACCAAAGCATTGTCTAAAGTCGCCAATAAAATTGCCAAAAAATTCCAGGATAGAACAAAAGGTGTTTATGTAATAGACAGCGAAGAAAAACGCATCAAAGCCCTGAAATGGACCAAAATCGAAGACGTTTGGGGCATTGGTTACCGCACAATCAAAAAAGTAAAACTCCGCAAAATCAATACCGCATTCGACTTTATACAACCACAGCACGAAGCCTGGATTAAAAAAGAAATGGGTATTGTCGGCCTTCGCCTAAAATATGAATTGGAAGGAAAATCAGTTTTAGATCTAGAACCTATTACTGAACAAAAAAAGAGCATCTCCATCACCCGAAGTTTTCCCAAACAAATAGCCGATTTTGATTTGCTTCGAGAGCGCATAACTACTTTTGCCGCCGTTTGTGCCGAAAAACTGCGCAAACAACACTCCTGCTGCCACACCATCATTGTGATGCTAACAGTAGATAAACATTCGGTTAAAACGTCTCAGTACTATTTTAATATGGCGATGACACTGCCTTATTCCAGCAATTCAACTTTGACCATTTGCAATGTGGCTGTTGAAATGCTAAAAAAATTACACAAAGGCAACGAAGGAATCAAGTTCAAAAAAGCAGGTGTTATTGTGACCGAATTAATCGATGAAAACCGAAAACAGTTTCAATTATTTGAAGAAGAAAATCCAAAACACTTGGCTTTGATGAAAGTAATGGATCGACTGAACCACAAAATTGGTGATACCAAAATAAAATTGGCAAGTCAAAATTTAAGCCTGACCTGGAATATGAACCAAAATCATCTTTCGCCAAGATATACCACAAATTTCAAAGATATACTCAAGATACAATGTCTGTAA